A genomic segment from Alteribacillus bidgolensis encodes:
- a CDS encoding DUF2325 domain-containing protein — translation MESLMIVGADKLGSIPVRLNELGFHHILHVSGRKVKMVHKDIPERIDLVIVLTDFINHNISKKLTVKAKNRCIPICYAKRSWCSIYQSLSNCNEVCKQCPLLRH, via the coding sequence ATGGAATCTCTTATGATTGTTGGAGCGGACAAACTTGGCTCTATTCCAGTGAGGTTAAATGAACTAGGTTTTCATCATATTTTACATGTCAGCGGCAGGAAAGTGAAAATGGTCCATAAAGACATTCCTGAACGAATCGATTTGGTGATAGTTTTGACTGATTTTATCAATCATAATATTTCAAAAAAATTGACAGTAAAAGCTAAAAACCGCTGCATTCCCATTTGTTATGCGAAACGGTCTTGGTGCTCCATTTATCAGTCACTATCCAATTGTAACGAAGTCTGTAAGCAGTGCCCATTATTAAGGCACTAA
- the ald gene encoding alanine dehydrogenase, which yields MQIGVPKEIKNNENRVAITPSGVLQLTGAKHEVFIETGAGLGSGFTDKEYEDAGAAIVDSAKEAWNMEMVMKVKEPLPEEYNYFYEGLILFTYLHLAAEPSLTQALTENKVVSIAYETIQLEDGSLPLLTPMSEVAGRMASQIGAQFLEKPKGGQGILLSGVPGVNRGKVSIIGGGVVGINAAKIAMGLGAEVTILDLSPKRLRELDNIFGNKIQTLMSNPLNVAEAVKESDLVIGAVLIPGAKAPKLVTEEMVQTMKEGSVIIDVAIDQGGIVETIDKITTHDNPTYKKYGVVHYAVANMPGAVPRTSTLGLTNTTIPYALKIADKGYIQASQEDQAVQKGINTLNGYVTHKAVAEAHGLDYMQTEKIWNDRVLQTSR from the coding sequence ATGCAAATTGGAGTACCAAAAGAAATAAAAAATAATGAAAATAGAGTAGCCATTACTCCCTCTGGGGTTTTACAATTGACCGGAGCAAAACATGAAGTCTTTATAGAAACAGGAGCTGGCCTTGGATCCGGTTTTACCGACAAAGAATATGAAGATGCAGGAGCTGCCATTGTAGATTCTGCAAAAGAGGCTTGGAACATGGAGATGGTGATGAAAGTAAAAGAACCTTTACCTGAAGAATACAATTACTTTTATGAAGGATTAATTCTGTTTACGTACCTTCACCTTGCAGCAGAACCAAGTTTGACCCAAGCTTTAACGGAAAATAAAGTGGTAAGCATCGCTTATGAGACTATACAGTTAGAAGATGGTTCCCTTCCATTGTTAACTCCGATGAGTGAGGTAGCAGGACGGATGGCATCACAAATTGGCGCCCAGTTTCTTGAGAAACCTAAAGGCGGCCAGGGTATTCTGTTGAGCGGTGTCCCTGGAGTAAATCGCGGAAAAGTTAGTATTATCGGCGGTGGAGTTGTCGGTATCAATGCAGCCAAAATAGCGATGGGATTAGGTGCTGAGGTAACCATTCTTGATCTTAGCCCAAAACGACTGCGCGAACTAGACAACATTTTCGGCAACAAAATACAAACGCTGATGTCAAATCCTTTAAATGTGGCAGAGGCAGTGAAAGAATCCGATCTTGTAATTGGTGCTGTGCTTATTCCGGGAGCCAAAGCACCAAAGCTGGTTACTGAAGAGATGGTACAAACCATGAAAGAAGGTTCTGTCATTATAGATGTAGCGATTGATCAAGGCGGCATCGTGGAAACCATCGATAAAATAACGACACACGACAATCCAACGTATAAAAAATATGGCGTCGTACATTATGCAGTAGCGAATATGCCGGGCGCAGTGCCTAGAACCTCCACACTGGGGCTGACCAACACAACCATCCCTTATGCATTGAAAATAGCAGACAAAGGATATATACAAGCGAGCCAGGAAGACCAAGCGGTGCAAAAAGGAATTAATACACTTAACGGTTACGTGACTCATAAAGCAGTCGCAGAAGCACACGGATTAGATTACATGCAGACAGAAAAAATATGGAATGATCGCGTGTTACAAACAAGCAGATGA
- a CDS encoding PRC-barrel domain-containing protein has protein sequence MLFSGKSLARYSLEATDGSIGRIEDFYFDDESWVVRYLVVNANPWLPGEKKLLSPISVERIDPVEQTIIVDLTKEQIKNAPPMDTDRPVSRQQEVDFHRYFGYGLYWPGVSGAGLWGGSPMARNLVNQDPFEEEGMEAGLADTNPNMRSVREIIGEFSGYDVSALDEKVGHADNVLIKDGSWDIQYIVTDTRRLLPGEHHVISTRVVQDVNWTQDHIKLTMTKEEVKRAPKYDPEDLTTTEEKRFYDHYHTSHRT, from the coding sequence TTGCTGTTTTCTGGAAAATCTCTCGCTCGTTATTCTTTGGAAGCAACAGATGGTTCTATCGGTCGTATTGAAGATTTCTATTTTGATGATGAATCCTGGGTCGTCCGTTATTTAGTTGTGAATGCTAACCCCTGGCTGCCTGGAGAAAAGAAGCTGCTTTCACCGATTTCCGTAGAACGCATTGATCCAGTCGAACAAACCATTATAGTAGATTTAACGAAGGAACAAATTAAAAACGCTCCGCCGATGGACACAGATCGCCCAGTTTCCCGGCAGCAGGAAGTAGATTTTCATCGCTATTTCGGGTACGGATTGTACTGGCCCGGTGTAAGCGGTGCCGGCTTGTGGGGAGGAAGCCCGATGGCACGTAATTTGGTCAATCAGGATCCCTTTGAAGAAGAAGGTATGGAAGCAGGCCTGGCTGATACGAATCCAAACATGCGAAGTGTACGGGAAATCATCGGTGAATTTAGCGGATATGATGTTTCAGCCCTCGATGAAAAGGTCGGGCATGCCGATAATGTACTGATTAAAGACGGCTCTTGGGATATTCAATATATCGTAACCGATACCCGGCGCCTGCTGCCCGGCGAACATCACGTTATTTCTACAAGGGTTGTACAAGACGTAAACTGGACACAAGATCACATTAAATTAACAATGACAAAAGAAGAAGTGAAAAGAGCGCCTAAATATGACCCAGAAGATTTAACCACAACGGAAGAAAAACGTTTCTATGATCACTACCACACCTCTCACAGGACCTGA
- a CDS encoding nuclease-related domain-containing protein has protein sequence MRDIEANRQSIDYYLSSLSKKTDLIFHDIRLPSKDKTFFQIDIFILTMNFCLILEVKNVAGTLYFNPFFHQLIRTVNDKEEGFPDPILQINRQKDHLNTWLQKNNLPNLPIQICSNHLPLSHPIYKQAFIVRNAFIYPFKRKREAGSARFVQQNLRILISLHS, from the coding sequence ATGCGGGATATCGAGGCGAACAGACAGTCCATTGACTATTATTTATCCTCTCTTTCTAAAAAGACAGACCTCATTTTCCACGACATCCGCCTTCCCAGTAAAGACAAAACATTTTTCCAGATCGATATTTTCATTTTAACCATGAACTTCTGTCTCATCCTCGAAGTGAAAAACGTAGCTGGAACGTTGTATTTTAATCCATTTTTCCACCAGCTTATTCGAACAGTAAACGACAAAGAAGAAGGTTTTCCGGATCCGATTTTACAAATAAATCGGCAGAAGGACCACCTAAATACATGGCTTCAGAAAAATAACCTTCCGAACCTGCCAATCCAAATATGTTCAAACCATTTGCCATTGTCCCATCCGATATACAAACAGGCGTTTATTGTGAGGAATGCTTTCATTTACCCCTTCAAAAGAAAAAGGGAGGCTGGTTCTGCCCGGTTTGTGCAGCAAAATCTCCGAATACTCATCTCCTTACACTCGTAG
- a CDS encoding aspartate aminotransferase family protein: protein MIKSSSTNEISAIDKKHVIHPTTNPYLHAKQGPKAVFAKGSGVNVIDAEGRSFMDGVSMLWNVNTGHGQKELAAAAYEQMAEIAYGSQFYGFTNKPAAQLAEKLAALAPGSLDSVFFTSGGSESNDTAFKLARFYWQQHGYSQKNKIISLQRGYHGVTVSAQRATGIDAFRNFSGSKDPDILNAKAHLTECELGDRSHPDYKGCIRSIIEKEGADRVAAVILEPVQGAGGVHLPPEGYVEAVRALCDEHNVLMIADEVICGFGRTGEMFGMNHWNVTPDLMCIAKGITSGYAQLGGVLISEKVNKVIVQYDNVLAHGFTYSGHPTACAVGLKNIEIIERDGLVARAKEMGDELKKGLQYLQDKHRCVAKPRNLGLLAGFDLMKDPEASLPFHDSVKAANTLVEECFDRNLIIRPFDFEEGMNIVAIAPPLVITKQEMENMITIIDEALTAVSSKWE from the coding sequence TTGATTAAATCATCATCAACCAATGAAATCTCTGCCATCGATAAAAAACACGTCATTCATCCAACGACAAACCCGTATCTTCATGCCAAACAAGGACCAAAGGCGGTGTTTGCAAAAGGAAGCGGAGTTAACGTCATAGATGCTGAAGGCCGGTCTTTTATGGACGGAGTATCCATGCTTTGGAATGTAAATACAGGACACGGTCAAAAAGAATTAGCAGCAGCTGCTTACGAGCAAATGGCTGAGATTGCCTATGGTTCTCAATTTTACGGTTTTACAAATAAACCGGCTGCACAGCTTGCAGAAAAATTGGCAGCATTAGCACCGGGTTCCCTTGATTCTGTTTTCTTTACATCGGGGGGATCAGAGTCGAATGATACGGCCTTTAAGCTGGCTCGGTTTTATTGGCAGCAGCATGGCTATTCTCAAAAAAATAAAATCATTTCGCTTCAAAGAGGGTACCATGGCGTAACGGTGTCCGCGCAGCGTGCAACGGGTATTGATGCATTCCGTAATTTTTCTGGTTCAAAAGATCCTGATATTTTAAATGCGAAAGCCCACTTAACGGAATGTGAACTTGGTGATAGAAGCCATCCTGATTATAAAGGCTGTATTCGCAGCATCATCGAAAAAGAAGGGGCAGACCGTGTTGCAGCGGTTATTTTAGAACCAGTTCAAGGTGCAGGCGGCGTTCATTTGCCTCCGGAAGGATATGTAGAAGCCGTACGTGCACTTTGTGATGAGCACAATGTATTAATGATTGCTGATGAGGTGATTTGCGGATTTGGACGAACGGGTGAAATGTTTGGAATGAATCATTGGAACGTAACGCCAGACCTTATGTGTATAGCGAAAGGAATTACTAGCGGCTACGCTCAACTTGGCGGAGTGCTCATTTCAGAAAAGGTCAACAAAGTCATTGTTCAATACGATAATGTACTAGCCCACGGTTTCACATACAGCGGCCATCCTACCGCATGTGCTGTTGGCCTGAAAAATATTGAAATAATCGAACGAGATGGATTGGTCGCTCGTGCTAAGGAGATGGGAGATGAATTGAAAAAAGGCCTTCAATACCTTCAAGATAAACATCGCTGTGTGGCTAAGCCAAGAAATCTCGGTTTATTGGCAGGATTTGATCTGATGAAAGATCCTGAAGCGTCTCTTCCATTTCATGATTCTGTGAAAGCAGCGAATACATTGGTTGAAGAATGTTTTGATCGTAATCTTATTATTCGTCCATTTGATTTTGAAGAAGGAATGAATATTGTGGCCATCGCACCGCCGCTTGTGATAACGAAGCAAGAAATGGAAAACATGATCACTATCATAGATGAAGCTTTAACAGCAGTTAGCAGCAAATGGGAATAA
- a CDS encoding FecCD family ABC transporter permease, whose amino-acid sequence MKRYVTFRNKKNTVSFQIEGKTILTLGILVFLVLLACVAGPSLGSKLLHPFEVLQTIMGQGTGGNEFIVLGSRLPRTLLSLLVGAALGVSGLILQGVVRNPLAAPDIIGVTGGAAVAAVAFLTYLAESLSIAWMPLAAITGALIISIFIYALAWKNGITPIRLVLIGIGISAIMSALTTFMIVVSSAVTANQAYLWLTGSVYGASWEDVFTIAAVVFILLPLVLVFSRSLNSQQLGDDVASGVGVRVQRDRLILLGISVVLAGAAVAAVGAIGFVGLISPHIARTLVDKQFGNLAVASALTGGLILFGADLAARTIFYPIDIPAGVFTAGIGAPFFLYLLFKNRNQF is encoded by the coding sequence ATGAAACGGTACGTGACGTTTAGAAATAAGAAAAATACTGTTTCCTTTCAGATAGAAGGGAAGACTATACTTACACTAGGTATATTAGTTTTTTTGGTTTTGCTGGCATGCGTTGCGGGTCCCAGTCTAGGAAGTAAACTTCTGCATCCGTTCGAAGTGTTGCAAACGATTATGGGGCAGGGGACAGGAGGAAATGAATTTATCGTTTTGGGATCACGACTCCCTCGTACACTTCTCTCGCTGCTTGTAGGCGCTGCACTAGGTGTTTCTGGGCTGATATTACAGGGGGTTGTCCGAAATCCTTTAGCTGCACCGGATATTATTGGAGTAACGGGAGGAGCTGCGGTTGCAGCAGTTGCGTTTCTTACATATCTAGCAGAGAGCCTTAGTATCGCGTGGATGCCGTTAGCGGCTATAACGGGGGCACTCATCATATCGATATTCATTTATGCGTTGGCCTGGAAAAACGGAATAACACCAATAAGGCTTGTACTGATTGGGATAGGTATCTCAGCTATTATGAGTGCTTTAACGACGTTTATGATTGTCGTCAGTTCCGCTGTAACCGCGAATCAGGCTTACCTTTGGCTCACAGGGAGCGTTTACGGGGCTTCTTGGGAAGACGTGTTCACAATAGCAGCGGTTGTTTTTATTTTGTTGCCACTAGTTCTTGTTTTTTCCAGAAGCTTGAATTCCCAGCAGCTAGGAGATGATGTAGCTTCAGGAGTAGGGGTTCGGGTACAGCGAGACCGTCTTATACTCCTGGGTATTAGTGTAGTCTTAGCGGGTGCTGCCGTCGCTGCGGTCGGTGCTATTGGGTTTGTTGGTTTGATTTCACCACATATTGCACGCACGTTAGTAGATAAGCAATTCGGTAACTTGGCAGTAGCCTCCGCTTTAACAGGGGGATTGATATTGTTTGGAGCAGATCTGGCAGCGCGAACTATTTTTTACCCAATCGATATCCCGGCAGGTGTGTTTACGGCAGGAATCGGTGCTCCATTTTTTCTTTATTTATTATTTAAAAATCGGAATCAATTTTAA
- a CDS encoding ABC transporter substrate-binding protein gives MLFKKISILFTFFVAGLILSACGTEEESQSVEGSSNKDNGEEVRVVEHAMGETEIEGTPEKVVTLYQGANDIAVALDTKPAGIVESWTEKPVYEYLREDLEDAELVGEETQPNLEAIAELSPDLIIASKTRHEDIYDDLSSIAPTVVGEAVYDWKDTLDITGQALNKAEKADQLMEDYNERIADFKEKMGDALPLEAAITNFRADHARIFYMGYAGRILEDAGFTRPEGHDNPEEWGIKLSSKESIPEADAEIIFNFNSGTETEQIEETYEEWTKHPLWQELEAVKNDEVHMVEEVAWNAAGGYISAHNMLDDLYEIFELEN, from the coding sequence ATGCTGTTCAAAAAAATATCTATATTGTTTACGTTTTTTGTTGCAGGTTTGATTTTATCTGCGTGCGGTACAGAGGAAGAATCACAATCAGTGGAAGGGAGCAGTAATAAGGATAATGGAGAAGAAGTGAGAGTAGTAGAGCATGCGATGGGAGAAACGGAAATAGAAGGTACACCTGAGAAAGTCGTTACGTTGTATCAAGGAGCAAACGACATAGCTGTCGCACTGGACACAAAGCCTGCTGGCATCGTGGAATCGTGGACAGAAAAACCAGTTTATGAATACTTACGAGAGGATCTTGAAGATGCAGAATTAGTTGGGGAAGAAACACAGCCGAACTTAGAGGCAATTGCAGAACTTAGTCCTGATCTCATCATTGCTTCAAAAACAAGACATGAAGACATATATGATGATCTTTCAAGCATTGCACCCACCGTTGTCGGAGAAGCTGTTTATGATTGGAAAGACACACTCGATATTACTGGACAGGCACTCAACAAAGCAGAGAAGGCCGATCAATTAATGGAAGATTATAACGAACGTATCGCTGACTTTAAAGAAAAAATGGGTGATGCTCTTCCATTAGAGGCTGCCATCACGAATTTCCGCGCAGATCATGCCCGTATATTCTATATGGGGTATGCAGGACGGATCCTTGAAGATGCCGGGTTTACACGTCCTGAAGGTCATGATAATCCGGAAGAATGGGGGATTAAACTATCTTCAAAAGAAAGCATTCCAGAGGCAGATGCAGAAATCATTTTCAATTTTAATTCAGGCACAGAAACAGAGCAAATAGAAGAAACGTACGAAGAATGGACAAAACATCCTTTATGGCAAGAATTAGAAGCTGTCAAAAACGATGAAGTTCACATGGTAGAAGAAGTGGCCTGGAATGCTGCAGGTGGATACATTTCAGCTCATAACATGCTCGATGATTTGTATGAAATTTTTGAATTAGAAAATTAA
- a CDS encoding GNAT family N-acetyltransferase, which yields MMTDKNKSVIERDIIVRNIETKDIDEVLELALNVFGPDIAFKRKHIENQLKLFPEGQICIEYQGTIIGSSSSLIVNIEDYNTHHSFDEIADKGYIRNHQPNGKNLYGIEVVVHPEYRHMKIGKRLYEARRKLCEKLNLKSIVIGGRIPNYHKYANKMSAAEYTRRVLDQDIYDPVLSFQHKNGFILKGVMPNYLPEDKASMAYATLMEWQNPHFHQEEAANTTSTTFKQ from the coding sequence ATGATGACAGATAAAAACAAATCGGTTATCGAAAGGGACATCATTGTAAGAAACATCGAGACAAAAGACATTGACGAGGTTTTAGAATTAGCCCTGAACGTATTCGGCCCAGACATTGCATTCAAACGAAAGCATATAGAAAACCAATTGAAACTATTTCCAGAAGGGCAGATTTGTATAGAGTACCAGGGAACGATCATTGGTTCTTCCTCAAGCTTGATTGTAAATATAGAGGATTATAATACCCACCACTCGTTTGATGAAATTGCAGATAAAGGATATATCCGCAACCATCAACCAAATGGGAAAAACTTATACGGCATTGAAGTCGTTGTTCATCCAGAGTACCGTCATATGAAAATAGGAAAACGCCTTTATGAAGCACGGAGAAAACTTTGTGAAAAACTAAACCTTAAAAGCATTGTTATTGGAGGACGCATCCCGAACTACCATAAATACGCAAATAAAATGTCTGCCGCGGAATACACCAGACGTGTCCTCGACCAAGACATTTATGACCCTGTTCTCTCCTTCCAGCATAAAAATGGATTTATTTTAAAAGGTGTTATGCCTAATTATTTACCAGAAGATAAAGCTTCTATGGCCTATGCCACTTTAATGGAATGGCAGAACCCGCACTTTCATCAAGAAGAAGCCGCAAACACCACATCCACTACCTTTAAACAATAA
- a CDS encoding FecCD family ABC transporter permease codes for MTQFHSIKKSKPIILIMLLILFCVAFIASIVFGQTPISFEKALSSFTDFDDESTEHIIIQSDRLPRAVIGTVIGASLAVAGALMQALTKNPLASPSTFGINQGAIFFVVVGVVFLSISSLIHLTGIAFLGAAVAALVVYFLGSLGRNGLTPIKIVLAGAAISALFQSYTQAILVLNETGLQDVLFWLAGSISGRTLEMLLPVLPFIGSAMLVALFMGKAVNLLSTGDDIAKGMGQNVKVVKGVMGTIVVLLAGSSIAVVGSVGFIGLVIPHIARFFAGHDYRWVIPFSALLGAVLLLAADVLARILIMPQEVPIGVMTALVGGPFFVYIARRGVSKL; via the coding sequence ATGACGCAGTTTCATTCCATTAAGAAATCAAAACCCATTATATTAATCATGTTATTAATATTATTTTGTGTGGCCTTTATAGCAAGCATTGTGTTCGGTCAGACACCAATCTCTTTTGAAAAGGCCCTTTCTTCTTTTACAGACTTTGATGATGAATCAACAGAGCATATTATTATTCAGTCCGATCGTCTTCCCAGGGCTGTCATTGGAACGGTAATTGGTGCCAGTTTAGCTGTCGCCGGGGCACTTATGCAAGCACTCACCAAAAATCCTTTAGCCTCACCTAGTACATTTGGGATTAATCAAGGGGCGATTTTTTTTGTAGTTGTCGGGGTTGTGTTTTTATCTATTTCTTCTCTCATTCATTTAACGGGAATTGCCTTTTTGGGAGCTGCGGTTGCAGCCTTGGTAGTGTATTTTCTTGGTTCCCTTGGACGAAACGGTTTAACTCCGATAAAAATTGTATTGGCTGGAGCAGCCATCAGTGCCCTTTTTCAATCGTATACACAAGCGATATTAGTGTTAAACGAAACTGGTCTTCAAGATGTATTGTTTTGGCTTGCAGGTTCCATCAGCGGCAGAACTCTGGAGATGCTCTTGCCTGTTCTCCCTTTTATAGGATCAGCAATGCTGGTTGCACTGTTTATGGGGAAAGCTGTTAATTTACTATCTACCGGTGATGATATTGCAAAGGGCATGGGACAAAATGTTAAAGTCGTTAAAGGCGTCATGGGAACGATAGTAGTTCTTCTAGCAGGAAGCTCTATTGCAGTTGTCGGGTCCGTTGGATTTATTGGATTGGTTATTCCACATATCGCACGCTTTTTTGCAGGCCATGATTACAGATGGGTTATACCATTTTCGGCATTGCTTGGAGCTGTTTTACTGTTGGCAGCTGATGTTTTGGCCAGGATTTTAATCATGCCGCAGGAGGTCCCTATTGGGGTTATGACAGCGCTTGTGGGCGGCCCATTTTTTGTGTATATCGCTCGCAGGGGAGTGTCAAAGCTATGA